One stretch of Zootoca vivipara chromosome 8, rZooViv1.1, whole genome shotgun sequence DNA includes these proteins:
- the SRA1 gene encoding steroid receptor RNA activator 1 produces the protein MAELYVKPGNRERGWNDPPQFSYGLQQLQASGAAGGGGGGRGGKRGILTRRPAAAPGAAPAPPPHGPAPGPESATCSAALSAVPPPPVGLPPPGLPGRSMRVDATNQPVTEAGEDCHVEDVLAPLNEALANCRRSVPKQVCDDISKRLGILQQMWVQGKLSAPVRKGMKILTQELKRRHWDAADEIHRSLIVDHVTEVSQWMVGVKRLIAETRNLHTEDLATEDYEQKIETSLEPECQLD, from the exons ATGGCGGAGCTCTACGTGAAGCCGG GGAACCGGGAGCGCGGCTGGAACGACCCGCCTCAGTTCTCGTATGGCCTGCAGCAGCTTCAGGCTTCCGGGgcagcaggaggcggcggcggcggccgcggcGGCAAGCGGGGGATCCTGACTCGACGCCCGGCAGCGGCTCCGGGAGCAGCACCGGCGCCGCCTCCTCACGGGCCAG CACCTGGTCCGGAAAGTGCTACCTGCTCAGCAGCATTGTCAGCTGTTCCACCGCCACCAGTGGGCTTGCCTCCTCCTGGTTTGCCAGGCCGCTCTATGAGGGTAGATGCCACAAACCAACCTGTCACTGAGGCTGGAGAGGATTGCCATGTGGAGGATGTTCTTGCCCCCTTGAATGAGGCCCTGGCCAATTGCAGGAGATCTGTACCA aaacagGTTTGTGATGACATCAGCAAGCGCTTAGGAATCCTGCAGCAGATGTGGGTACAAGGGAAACTCTCTGCCCCAGTGAGAAAGGGAATGAAGATTCTGACACAAG AGCTCAAGAGGCGGCACTGGGATGCAGCTGATGAGATCCATCGCTCACTAATTGTGGACCATGTCACTGAAGTGAGCCAGTGGATGGTAGGAGTGAAAAGGCTCATTGCAGAAACAAGAAACCTGCATACAGAGGATCTGGCCACAGAAGATTACGAGCAAAAAATTGAAACCTCTTTGGAACCAGAATGCCAGTTAGATTAG